In Streptomyces ambofaciens ATCC 23877, a single genomic region encodes these proteins:
- a CDS encoding glucosyl-3-phosphoglycerate synthase yields MLEEVERWLGARSWSVTDRPLQQLLTAKHATGQTVSVVLPALDEEATVGDIVTVIRRELMGRDPLVDEVVVVDSGSSDRTSAVAAAAGARVVHRDAILPRIPAVPGKGEVLWRSLLVTGGDIVCFVDADLREFSADFVSGIVGPLLTDPDVHLVKAMYDRPLGAAPGQGGRVTELMARPLLNLHWPRLAGFVQPLGGEYAARRSLLERLPFPVGYGVELGMLVDALHLVGLDGLAQVDVGVRRHRHQDGQALGRMSAAIYRTAQLRLARGHLVRPAITQFERGAAGFEPRTYAVDTEERPPMTEIAEYAARRVA; encoded by the coding sequence GTGCTGGAAGAAGTCGAGCGCTGGCTGGGCGCACGCTCCTGGTCCGTGACGGACCGGCCCCTCCAGCAGCTCCTGACGGCCAAGCACGCCACCGGCCAGACGGTGAGCGTGGTGCTCCCCGCCCTGGACGAGGAGGCGACGGTCGGCGACATCGTCACGGTGATCCGGCGGGAGCTGATGGGGCGCGACCCGCTCGTCGACGAGGTCGTGGTGGTGGACTCCGGGTCGAGCGACCGCACGTCGGCGGTGGCCGCGGCGGCGGGCGCCCGGGTCGTGCACCGCGACGCGATCCTCCCCCGCATCCCGGCCGTCCCCGGCAAGGGCGAGGTGCTGTGGCGCTCGCTGCTGGTCACCGGCGGCGACATCGTCTGCTTCGTCGACGCCGACCTGCGGGAGTTCTCGGCCGACTTCGTCTCCGGGATCGTGGGCCCGCTGCTCACCGACCCGGACGTGCACCTCGTCAAGGCCATGTACGACCGTCCGCTCGGCGCCGCTCCCGGGCAGGGCGGCCGGGTCACCGAGCTGATGGCCCGCCCGCTGCTCAACCTGCACTGGCCGCGGCTGGCCGGCTTCGTCCAGCCGCTGGGCGGCGAGTACGCGGCCCGCCGCTCGCTGCTCGAACGGCTGCCCTTCCCCGTCGGGTACGGCGTCGAGCTGGGCATGCTGGTCGACGCCCTGCACCTGGTGGGTCTGGACGGCCTGGCCCAGGTCGACGTCGGGGTCCGCAGGCACCGGCACCAGGACGGCCAGGCCCTGGGCCGGATGTCCGCCGCGATCTACCGCACCGCCCAGCTCCGGCTGGCCCGCGGCCACCTGGTCCGCCCGGCCATCACCCAGTTCGAGCGGGGCGCCGCCGGTTTCGAGCCGCGCACGTACGCCGTGGACACGGAGGAACGCCCCCCGATGACGGAGATCGCGGAGTACGCGGCCCGGAGGGTGGCGTGA
- the thrC gene encoding threonine synthase, with translation MAVQTAESTTTPSAAPAGSVDLGPAAALSCRECGHRVPLGPVFACEECFGPLEIAYDFSAYDTEELRKRIEAGPANIWRYAPLLPVPADVADKPNINPGWTKLVKADNLARELGVTGGLYVKDDSGNPTHSFKDRVVAQAIEAARAFGFTTLSCSSTGNLAGAVGAAAARAGFRSCVFIPHDLEQGKVVMAAVYGGELVGIEGNYDDVNRFCSELIGDPAGEGWGFVNVNLRPYYAEGSKTLAYEICEQLGWRLPDQLVVPIASGSQLTKIDKGLQELIRLGLVEDRPYKIFGAQAAGCSPVSTAYKAGHDVVRPQKPDTIAKSLAIGNPADGPYVLDIARRTGGAVEDVTDEQVVDAIKLLARTEGIFAETAGGVTVGVTRKLIEDGVLDPTLTTVVLNTGDGLKTLDAVAGTGLTTTIRPNLDSFREAGLA, from the coding sequence ATGGCTGTGCAGACCGCCGAAAGCACCACCACCCCCTCCGCCGCTCCCGCCGGCTCCGTCGACCTGGGCCCCGCCGCGGCGCTCTCCTGCCGCGAGTGCGGTCACCGCGTGCCGCTCGGCCCGGTCTTCGCCTGCGAGGAGTGTTTCGGCCCGCTGGAGATCGCCTACGACTTCTCGGCCTACGACACCGAGGAGCTGCGGAAGCGGATCGAGGCGGGACCCGCGAACATCTGGCGTTACGCCCCGCTGCTGCCCGTCCCCGCCGACGTGGCCGACAAGCCGAACATCAACCCGGGCTGGACCAAGCTCGTCAAGGCCGACAACCTCGCCCGCGAGCTCGGCGTCACCGGCGGTCTCTACGTCAAGGACGACTCCGGCAACCCGACGCACTCCTTCAAGGACCGCGTCGTCGCGCAGGCCATCGAGGCCGCCCGCGCCTTCGGCTTCACCACCCTCTCCTGCTCCTCCACCGGCAACCTCGCGGGTGCCGTCGGCGCCGCCGCCGCCCGCGCCGGCTTCCGTTCCTGCGTGTTCATCCCGCACGACCTGGAGCAGGGCAAGGTCGTCATGGCCGCCGTCTACGGCGGAGAGCTCGTCGGCATCGAGGGCAACTACGACGACGTGAACCGCTTCTGCTCCGAGCTGATCGGCGACCCGGCCGGCGAGGGCTGGGGCTTCGTCAACGTCAACCTGCGGCCGTACTACGCCGAGGGCTCCAAGACGCTGGCGTACGAGATCTGCGAGCAGCTCGGCTGGCGGCTGCCCGACCAGCTCGTGGTGCCCATCGCCTCCGGCTCCCAGCTCACGAAGATCGACAAGGGGCTCCAGGAGCTGATCAGGCTCGGTCTCGTCGAGGACCGGCCGTACAAGATCTTCGGCGCCCAGGCCGCCGGCTGCTCGCCGGTGTCCACCGCCTACAAGGCCGGCCACGACGTCGTGCGCCCGCAGAAGCCGGACACCATCGCCAAGTCCCTCGCGATCGGCAACCCGGCCGACGGCCCCTACGTCCTCGACATCGCGCGCCGCACCGGCGGCGCCGTGGAGGACGTGACGGACGAGCAGGTCGTCGACGCCATCAAGCTGCTCGCCCGCACCGAGGGCATCTTCGCCGAGACGGCGGGCGGCGTGACGGTCGGCGTCACCAGGAAGCTGATCGAGGACGGCGTCCTGGACCCGACGCTCACCACCGTCGTCCTCAACACGGGCGACGGTCTGAAGACGCTGGACGCGGTGGCCGGCACCGGACTCACCACCACCATCCGCCCGAACCTGGACTCCTTCCGAGAGGCTGGCCTCGCATGA
- a CDS encoding MoaD/ThiS family protein, with the protein MSVTVRIPTILRTYTGGKAEVAADGANLGEVIADLEKNHTGIAARVLDDQGKLRRFVNVYVNDDDVRFEQGLETATPDGAGVSIIPAVAGG; encoded by the coding sequence ATGAGCGTGACCGTTCGCATCCCCACCATCCTGCGCACCTACACCGGTGGAAAGGCCGAGGTCGCCGCCGACGGTGCGAACCTCGGTGAGGTCATCGCCGACCTGGAGAAGAACCACACCGGCATCGCCGCCCGCGTCCTGGACGACCAGGGCAAGCTGCGCCGCTTCGTCAACGTGTACGTCAACGACGACGACGTCCGCTTCGAGCAGGGCCTGGAGACCGCCACCCCGGACGGCGCGGGCGTCTCGATCATCCCCGCGGTCGCCGGCGGCTGA
- a CDS encoding cold-shock protein, with translation MAQGTVKWFNAEKGYGFIAVDGGADVFVHYSAIQMDGYRTLEEGQRVEFEISQGQKGPQADMVRLSA, from the coding sequence ATGGCTCAGGGCACCGTCAAGTGGTTCAACGCGGAGAAGGGGTACGGCTTCATCGCGGTCGACGGTGGTGCGGATGTTTTCGTCCACTACAGCGCGATTCAGATGGACGGCTACCGCACCCTCGAAGAAGGCCAGCGGGTCGAGTTCGAGATCTCGCAGGGTCAGAAGGGCCCGCAGGCCGACATGGTTCGCCTCAGCGCCTGA
- a CDS encoding PTS transporter subunit EIIC: MHKDPHSTAAALLPLLGGPANVRSVAHCMTRLRLGLADRSRVEDEALRALPGVLGVVEDGDSYQVVLGPGVVGRVTEAFEALLAAGDGGASEALNAAGDGGASEALKVAGDGHASEALNTTGDGHASGALKAAGGGGTPQALPVGGGTAEALARRGADLRARHRQRNATPLKTALRRVADIFVPLIPALIGCGIVAGVGGLLTNLGLFPGLTAALAAVASGFMALIAVFVGHNTAKEFGGTPVLGGAVAAVVVHPGVAKVTVFGATLAPGQGGVLGALAAALLGTWVEKWCRARFPGTLDVLLTPTLTVLVPGLATLYVLMYAAGEVATAVGAAANWLLATTGALAGLVLGGLFLPLVMLGLHQALIPIHTTLIEQQGHTVLLPLLAMAGAGQVGAAAAVYVRLRHDTSLRTTIRSALPAGLLGIGEPLIYGVSLPLGRPFLTACVGGAAGGAFVGLFAMLGTDVGATAIGPSGWALFPLLAGGGGWAATAGVYGGGLLTGYAVGFAATYFFGLDEGAGRAVCDAGEHEPRPADRPGPRPASPR, encoded by the coding sequence GTGCACAAGGACCCCCACTCCACGGCCGCCGCGCTGCTCCCCCTGCTCGGCGGCCCCGCCAACGTCCGCTCCGTCGCCCACTGCATGACCCGCCTCCGCCTGGGCCTGGCCGACCGGTCCCGGGTGGAGGACGAGGCGCTGCGCGCCCTGCCCGGCGTGCTCGGGGTGGTGGAGGACGGTGACTCGTACCAGGTGGTACTGGGCCCGGGCGTGGTCGGGCGGGTGACGGAGGCCTTCGAGGCCCTGCTGGCGGCCGGGGACGGCGGCGCGTCGGAGGCGCTGAACGCGGCCGGGGACGGCGGCGCATCGGAGGCGCTGAAGGTGGCCGGGGACGGCCACGCGTCGGAGGCACTGAACACGACCGGGGACGGCCACGCGTCGGGCGCGCTGAAGGCGGCCGGCGGTGGCGGCACGCCCCAGGCACTGCCCGTCGGCGGCGGCACCGCGGAGGCGCTCGCCCGGCGCGGCGCCGACCTGAGGGCACGGCACCGGCAGCGCAACGCCACCCCGCTGAAGACGGCCCTGCGCCGCGTCGCGGACATCTTCGTCCCGCTCATCCCGGCGCTGATCGGCTGCGGGATCGTCGCGGGCGTCGGCGGCCTGCTGACGAACCTGGGGCTGTTTCCCGGCCTCACCGCCGCCCTGGCCGCCGTCGCCTCCGGCTTCATGGCGCTGATCGCGGTGTTCGTCGGCCACAACACGGCGAAGGAGTTCGGCGGCACGCCCGTGCTGGGCGGCGCGGTCGCCGCCGTCGTCGTCCACCCGGGCGTCGCGAAGGTGACGGTGTTCGGCGCCACGCTCGCCCCCGGCCAGGGCGGTGTCCTCGGGGCGCTGGCGGCGGCCCTGCTGGGCACCTGGGTCGAGAAGTGGTGCCGCGCCCGGTTCCCCGGCACCCTGGACGTCCTCCTCACCCCCACCCTGACGGTCCTGGTCCCCGGCCTGGCCACCCTGTACGTCCTCATGTACGCGGCCGGGGAGGTCGCCACGGCCGTCGGCGCGGCCGCGAACTGGCTCCTGGCGACGACGGGCGCCCTGGCCGGCCTCGTCCTCGGCGGCCTCTTCCTCCCTCTGGTGATGCTGGGCCTCCACCAGGCCCTCATCCCCATCCACACCACCCTCATCGAACAGCAGGGCCACACCGTCCTGCTGCCCCTGCTGGCCATGGCGGGGGCCGGCCAGGTCGGCGCGGCGGCGGCGGTCTACGTCCGCCTGCGCCACGACACGTCGCTGCGTACGACGATCAGGTCGGCGCTCCCCGCCGGCCTGCTCGGCATCGGCGAACCCCTGATCTACGGCGTCTCCCTCCCCCTCGGCCGCCCCTTCCTCACCGCCTGCGTGGGCGGAGCGGCGGGCGGCGCGTTCGTCGGCCTGTTCGCGATGCTCGGCACCGACGTGGGGGCGACGGCGATCGGCCCGTCCGGCTGGGCGCTGTTCCCGCTCCTCGCGGGCGGCGGGGGCTGGGCGGCGACGGCGGGGGTGTACGGCGGCGGGCTGCTCACCGGGTACGCGGTCGGCTTCGCGGCGACGTACTTCTTCGGTCTGGACGAGGGCGCCGGCCGTGCCGTGTGCGACGCTGGGGAGCATGAACCACGCCCAGCTGACCGCCCTGGGCCGCGCCCTGCGTCTCCTCGGTGA
- a CDS encoding carboxylesterase/lipase family protein encodes MSTTGPVVRTHCGAVRGQTSDGLTVFRGIPFAEAPVGPGRFAAPRPARPWDGTRDAYAFGPPPPQDLGLAGPAGTHSGGEDWLTVNVWTPAPDPAARRPVMVWIYGGAYKLGHSGSPGYDARRIAVDGDLVVVTFNYRVGMEGFAHIEGAPANRGLLDQVAALEWVRENITAFGGDPDQVTVFGESAGAGSVASLLAMDRAAGLFRRAVAQSVPGTFFSAELARDIGTALAAEIGLRPTVADLAAVDPEQLVKAGQSLAPKMPGQVARWGRAAPTVTPYSPVVDGEVLRTTPWQALASGASRDVDLVVGHNRDENRLFTAMAGKLGRISDDRASAALALYAPGGEAAYRAAYPDASANELYERVQTDWLFGMPSLHLAEAHLAGGGRAHVYELTWAAPGSGGAFGACHALDVPLLFGTFEADLGLLLFAGTAPSPEALALSSRFRSSWTAFARTGDPGWPAYDTDRRLVQVLDAEPAVVPYPEEASRRLWEGHEFAALPLCQGS; translated from the coding sequence ATGAGCACGACCGGACCCGTGGTGCGCACCCACTGCGGCGCGGTGCGCGGACAGACCTCGGACGGCCTGACCGTCTTTCGCGGCATCCCCTTCGCCGAGGCCCCGGTGGGTCCGGGCAGGTTCGCCGCCCCGCGCCCCGCCCGCCCCTGGGACGGGACGCGCGACGCGTACGCCTTCGGCCCGCCGCCCCCGCAGGACCTGGGCCTGGCGGGCCCGGCCGGCACCCACTCCGGGGGCGAGGACTGGCTCACGGTCAACGTCTGGACCCCCGCCCCCGACCCGGCCGCCCGCCGCCCGGTGATGGTGTGGATCTACGGCGGTGCCTACAAGCTCGGCCACTCGGGCAGCCCGGGCTACGACGCCCGCCGCATAGCCGTCGACGGCGACCTCGTCGTCGTCACCTTCAACTACCGCGTCGGCATGGAGGGTTTCGCCCACATCGAGGGCGCCCCCGCCAACCGGGGCCTGCTCGACCAGGTGGCCGCGCTGGAGTGGGTGCGGGAGAACATCACCGCGTTCGGCGGCGACCCGGACCAGGTGACCGTCTTCGGCGAGTCGGCGGGCGCCGGTTCCGTCGCCTCCCTGCTGGCCATGGACCGCGCGGCCGGACTGTTCCGGCGGGCCGTCGCGCAGAGCGTGCCGGGCACGTTCTTCTCCGCCGAGCTCGCCCGTGACATCGGCACCGCCCTGGCCGCCGAGATCGGCCTGCGCCCCACCGTCGCCGACCTGGCGGCCGTGGACCCGGAGCAGCTGGTCAAGGCGGGGCAGTCCCTCGCCCCGAAGATGCCCGGCCAGGTCGCCCGCTGGGGCCGGGCCGCGCCCACGGTCACCCCGTACTCGCCGGTCGTCGACGGCGAGGTGCTGCGGACCACGCCGTGGCAGGCGCTGGCGTCCGGCGCGTCCCGGGACGTCGACCTGGTCGTCGGCCACAACCGTGACGAGAACCGCCTGTTCACCGCCATGGCGGGCAAGCTCGGCCGGATCAGCGACGACCGCGCGAGCGCGGCCCTCGCCCTGTACGCGCCGGGTGGCGAGGCGGCCTACCGCGCCGCGTACCCCGACGCGTCCGCGAACGAGCTCTACGAACGCGTCCAGACCGACTGGCTGTTCGGCATGCCCTCGCTGCACCTGGCCGAGGCGCACCTCGCGGGCGGCGGCCGGGCGCACGTCTACGAGCTGACCTGGGCGGCCCCGGGCAGCGGCGGTGCCTTCGGCGCCTGTCACGCCCTGGACGTCCCCCTCCTCTTCGGCACCTTCGAGGCGGACCTGGGGCTGCTGCTGTTCGCCGGTACGGCGCCGTCCCCCGAGGCGCTGGCCCTGTCGTCCCGTTTCCGCTCCTCCTGGACGGCGTTCGCGCGCACCGGCGACCCGGGCTGGCCCGCCTACGACACGGACCGGCGCCTGGTCCAGGTCCTGGACGCGGAGCCGGCCGTCGTGCCGTACCCGGAGGAGGCCTCGCGCCGCCTGTGGGAGGGCCACGAGTTCGCGGCGCTGCCGCTCTGCCAGGGTTCCTGA
- a CDS encoding MurR/RpiR family transcriptional regulator gives MTDEVKETFGSPGGRTAGGSASAVRRGAGSGGTPPAPGALAAKVRTLAPSMTRSMQRVAEAVAHDPAGCAALTVTGLAELTGTSEATVVRTARLLGYPGYRDLRLALAGLAAQQQSGRAPAITTDIAVDDPIADVVAKLAYDEQQTLADTAAGLDTVQLGAAVTALAAARRTDVYGIGASGLVAQDLTQKLLRIGLMAHAPGDPHLAVTNAVQLRAGDVALAITHSGSTGDVIEPLRVAFERGATTVAITGRPDSPVTQYADHVLTTSTSRESELRPAAMSSRTSQLLVVDCLFVGVAQRTYESAAPALAASYEALAHRHGSRGRP, from the coding sequence GTGACCGATGAAGTGAAGGAAACTTTCGGCAGTCCGGGCGGCAGGACGGCGGGCGGCTCCGCGTCCGCCGTCCGCCGCGGTGCCGGAAGCGGCGGCACACCCCCCGCGCCCGGCGCCCTCGCGGCGAAGGTGCGCACGCTGGCGCCCTCGATGACGCGGTCCATGCAGCGGGTCGCCGAGGCCGTCGCGCACGATCCCGCCGGCTGCGCGGCCCTCACCGTCACCGGCCTCGCCGAGCTCACCGGCACCAGCGAGGCGACCGTCGTCCGCACGGCCCGGCTGCTCGGCTACCCCGGCTACCGCGATCTGCGCCTCGCGCTCGCCGGACTCGCCGCCCAGCAGCAGTCCGGCCGCGCGCCCGCCATCACGACCGACATCGCGGTCGACGACCCGATAGCCGACGTCGTCGCCAAGCTGGCCTACGACGAGCAGCAGACCCTCGCCGACACCGCCGCCGGCCTGGACACCGTCCAGCTCGGCGCGGCCGTCACCGCGCTCGCCGCCGCCCGCCGCACCGACGTGTACGGCATCGGCGCCTCCGGCCTGGTCGCGCAGGACCTCACCCAGAAGCTCCTGCGGATAGGGCTGATGGCGCACGCCCCCGGCGACCCGCACCTCGCCGTCACCAACGCGGTGCAGCTGCGCGCGGGGGACGTCGCCCTCGCGATCACCCACTCCGGGTCGACGGGGGACGTCATCGAGCCGCTGCGGGTCGCCTTCGAACGCGGCGCGACGACCGTCGCCATCACCGGCCGCCCCGACAGCCCCGTCACGCAGTACGCCGACCACGTCCTGACCACGTCCACGTCGCGGGAGAGCGAGCTGCGGCCGGCGGCGATGTCGTCCCGGACCAGTCAGCTGCTGGTGGTGGACTGTCTGTTCGTGGGGGTGGCGCAGCGGACGTACGAGTCGGCGGCGCCGGCTCTGGCGGCTTCCTACGAGGCGTTGGCTCATCGGCACGGTTCGCGCGGTAGACCGTAG
- the groL gene encoding chaperonin GroEL (60 kDa chaperone family; promotes refolding of misfolded polypeptides especially under stressful conditions; forms two stacked rings of heptamers to form a barrel-shaped 14mer; ends can be capped by GroES; misfolded proteins enter the barrel where they are refolded when GroES binds), with protein sequence MAKIIAFDEEARRGLERGMNQLADAVKVTLGPKGRNVVLEKKWGAPTITNDGVSIAKEIELEDPYEKIGAELVKEVAKKTDDVAGDGTTTATVLAQALVKEGLRNVAAGANPMALKRGIEKAVEAVSAALLEQAKDVETKEQIASTASISAADTQIGELIAEAMDKVGKEGVITVEESQTFGLELELTEGMRFDKGYISAYFATDMERMEASLDDPYILIANSKIGNVKDLLPLLEKVMQSGKPLLIIAEDVEGEALSTLVVNKIRGTFKSVAVKAPGFGDRRKAMLGDIAILTGGEVISEEVGLKLENATLDLLGRARKVVITKDETTIVDGAGSTDQVNGRVNQIRAEIENSDSDYDREKLQERLAKLAGGVAVIKAGAATEVELKERKHRIEDAVRNAKAAVEEGIVAGGGVALLQASQVFEKLELTGDEATGANAVKLALEAPLKQIAVNGGLEGGVVVEKVRNLTVGHGLNAATGEYVDMIAEGIIDPAKVTRSALQNAASIAALFLTTEAVIADKPEKAAAGGAPGGMPGGDMDF encoded by the coding sequence ATGGCCAAGATCATCGCGTTCGACGAGGAGGCACGGCGCGGCCTCGAGCGCGGCATGAACCAGCTCGCGGACGCCGTCAAGGTGACGCTCGGCCCCAAGGGCCGCAACGTCGTCCTCGAGAAGAAGTGGGGCGCCCCCACGATCACCAACGATGGTGTCTCCATCGCCAAGGAGATCGAGCTCGAGGACCCGTACGAGAAGATCGGCGCCGAGCTGGTCAAGGAAGTCGCCAAGAAGACGGACGACGTCGCCGGTGACGGTACGACCACCGCGACCGTTCTCGCCCAGGCCCTGGTCAAGGAAGGCCTGCGCAACGTCGCGGCCGGCGCCAACCCGATGGCCCTGAAGCGCGGCATCGAGAAGGCCGTCGAGGCCGTCTCCGCCGCCCTGCTGGAGCAGGCGAAGGACGTCGAGACCAAGGAGCAGATCGCCTCCACGGCCTCCATCTCCGCCGCCGACACCCAGATCGGCGAGCTCATCGCCGAGGCCATGGACAAGGTCGGCAAGGAAGGCGTCATCACCGTCGAGGAGTCCCAGACCTTCGGTCTGGAGCTGGAGCTCACCGAGGGTATGCGCTTCGACAAGGGCTACATCTCGGCGTACTTCGCCACCGACATGGAGCGTATGGAGGCGTCGCTCGACGACCCGTACATCCTGATCGCCAACTCCAAGATCGGCAACGTCAAGGACCTGCTGCCGCTCCTGGAGAAGGTCATGCAGTCGGGCAAGCCGCTGCTGATCATCGCCGAGGACGTCGAGGGCGAGGCCCTGTCGACCCTGGTCGTCAACAAGATCCGCGGCACCTTCAAGTCCGTCGCCGTCAAGGCCCCGGGCTTCGGCGACCGCCGCAAGGCCATGCTCGGCGACATCGCCATCCTCACGGGCGGCGAGGTCATCTCCGAGGAGGTCGGCCTCAAGCTGGAGAACGCGACCCTGGACCTCCTGGGCCGCGCCCGCAAGGTCGTCATCACCAAGGACGAGACCACCATCGTCGACGGCGCCGGCTCGACCGACCAGGTCAACGGCCGCGTCAACCAGATCCGCGCCGAGATCGAGAACAGCGACTCGGACTACGACCGCGAGAAGCTCCAGGAGCGCCTGGCGAAGCTGGCCGGCGGCGTGGCCGTCATCAAGGCCGGTGCCGCCACCGAGGTCGAGCTCAAGGAGCGCAAGCACCGCATCGAGGACGCCGTTCGCAACGCGAAGGCGGCCGTCGAGGAGGGCATCGTCGCCGGTGGTGGCGTGGCCCTGCTCCAGGCCTCCCAGGTCTTCGAGAAGCTGGAGCTGACGGGTGACGAGGCGACCGGCGCCAACGCCGTGAAGCTCGCCCTGGAGGCCCCGCTCAAGCAGATCGCCGTCAACGGTGGTCTCGAGGGCGGCGTCGTCGTGGAGAAGGTCCGCAACCTCACCGTCGGCCACGGCCTGAACGCCGCGACCGGTGAGTACGTCGACATGATCGCCGAGGGCATCATCGACCCGGCGAAGGTGACCCGCTCTGCCCTGCAGAACGCCGCCTCCATCGCCGCGCTGTTCCTCACCACCGAGGCCGTCATCGCCGACAAGCCGGAGAAGGCCGCCGCGGGCGGCGCCCCGGGCGGCATGCCGGGCGGTGACATGGACTTCTGA
- the murQ gene encoding N-acetylmuramic acid 6-phosphate etherase — MTSTPHHPDLRSQLETLATEAFRPELAEIDRMPTLDIARAMNGEDATVPAAVAERLPEIAAAIDAVAARMARGGRLVYAGAGTAGRLGVLDASECPPTFNTAPGQVVGLIAGGPDAMVTSVEGAEDSAGLARADLDALGLTADDAVVGVSASGRTPYAVGAVEHARALGALTVGLACNRGSALASAAEHGIEVVTGPELITGSTRLKAGTAQKLVLNMLSTITMIRLGKTYGNLMVDVRASNEKLRARSRRIVALATGAADDEIERALTATDGEVKHAILTLLADVDGPTAARLLEDSGGHLRAALAAARG; from the coding sequence ATGACCTCCACCCCCCACCACCCCGACCTCCGTTCCCAGCTGGAGACGCTGGCCACCGAGGCGTTCCGGCCCGAGCTGGCCGAGATCGACCGGATGCCCACCCTCGACATCGCGCGGGCGATGAACGGCGAGGACGCCACCGTGCCCGCCGCCGTCGCCGAACGGCTGCCCGAGATCGCCGCCGCGATCGACGCCGTCGCCGCCCGGATGGCACGCGGCGGACGGCTGGTCTACGCGGGCGCCGGTACGGCCGGCCGGCTCGGCGTGCTGGACGCCTCGGAGTGCCCGCCCACCTTCAACACCGCCCCCGGACAGGTCGTCGGCCTCATCGCGGGCGGCCCGGACGCCATGGTCACCTCCGTAGAGGGCGCCGAGGACTCGGCCGGGCTGGCCCGCGCCGACCTGGACGCCCTCGGTCTCACCGCCGACGACGCGGTGGTCGGCGTGTCCGCGTCCGGCCGCACCCCGTACGCCGTCGGCGCCGTCGAGCACGCCCGCGCGCTCGGCGCCCTGACCGTCGGCCTCGCCTGCAACCGCGGCAGCGCCCTGGCGTCGGCGGCCGAGCACGGCATCGAGGTCGTCACCGGTCCCGAGCTGATCACCGGCTCCACCCGCCTGAAGGCCGGCACGGCGCAGAAGCTGGTCCTGAACATGCTGTCGACGATCACGATGATCCGCCTCGGCAAGACCTACGGGAACCTGATGGTGGACGTCCGCGCCTCCAACGAGAAGCTGCGCGCCCGCTCCCGCCGGATCGTCGCGCTGGCCACCGGCGCCGCCGACGACGAGATCGAGCGCGCCCTGACCGCCACCGACGGCGAGGTCAAGCACGCGATCCTGACCCTGCTGGCCGATGTGGACGGCCCGACGGCCGCCCGCCTTCTGGAGGACTCCGGCGGCCACCTGCGTGCCGCGCTGGCGGCGGCGCGGGGCTGA
- a CDS encoding NADH:flavin oxidoreductase, which translates to MTVTAPDAASRAASVLARPATINGLTVPNRIAMAPMTRMFSPGGVPGDDVVSYYARRAAAGVGLIVTEGTYVGHESAGQSDRVPRFHGEEQLAGWAKVAEAVHAAGGTIVPQLWHIGMVRKQGEPPFADAPAVGPSGLRIGEDEVTGKAMTQRDLDDVIGAFAEAAAAAERIGLDGVEIHGAHGYLVDQFLWAGTNRRTDAYGGDPVSRTRFAAEIVAAVRDAVSPEFPVIFRYSQWKQEAYDARLATTPEELEAILAPLASAGVDAFHASTRRYWRPEFDGSDLNLAGWTKKLTGRPAITVGSVGLDGDFTKSFLGEGAPVGSLDNLLDRMERDEFDLVAVGRALLQDPQWAEKILSGRFDALAPYDAASMKTLS; encoded by the coding sequence GTGACCGTCACCGCCCCCGACGCCGCCTCGCGCGCCGCCAGCGTCCTCGCCCGCCCCGCCACCATCAACGGCCTGACCGTGCCGAACCGCATCGCGATGGCGCCGATGACCCGGATGTTCTCCCCGGGCGGCGTCCCCGGCGACGACGTGGTCTCGTACTACGCCCGCCGTGCCGCCGCCGGGGTCGGCCTGATCGTCACCGAGGGCACCTACGTCGGCCACGAGTCCGCCGGGCAGAGCGACCGCGTGCCGCGCTTCCACGGCGAGGAGCAGCTGGCCGGCTGGGCGAAGGTGGCCGAGGCGGTGCACGCGGCGGGCGGCACGATCGTGCCCCAGCTGTGGCACATCGGCATGGTCCGCAAGCAGGGCGAGCCGCCCTTCGCCGACGCCCCCGCCGTCGGCCCCTCGGGCCTGCGCATCGGCGAGGACGAGGTCACCGGCAAGGCGATGACGCAGCGCGACCTGGACGACGTGATCGGCGCCTTCGCCGAGGCCGCGGCCGCCGCCGAGCGCATCGGCCTCGACGGCGTGGAGATCCACGGCGCCCACGGTTACCTCGTCGACCAGTTCCTGTGGGCCGGCACCAACCGCCGCACCGACGCCTACGGCGGCGACCCGGTCTCCCGCACCAGGTTCGCCGCCGAGATCGTGGCCGCCGTGCGCGACGCCGTCTCGCCCGAGTTCCCCGTGATCTTCCGCTACTCGCAGTGGAAGCAGGAGGCCTACGACGCCCGCCTCGCCACGACGCCGGAGGAGCTGGAGGCCATCCTCGCCCCGCTCGCCTCGGCCGGCGTCGACGCCTTCCACGCCTCCACCCGCCGCTACTGGCGCCCGGAGTTCGACGGCTCCGACCTCAACCTCGCCGGCTGGACCAAGAAGCTGACCGGCAGGCCCGCCATCACGGTCGGCTCGGTCGGCCTCGACGGCGACTTCACCAAGTCCTTCCTGGGCGAGGGCGCCCCCGTCGGCAGCCTCGACAACCTCCTCGACCGCATGGAGCGCGACGAGTTCGACCTCGTGGCCGTCGGCCGTGCGCTGCTCCAGGACCCCCAGTGGGCCGAGAAGATCCTCTCCGGCCGGTTCGACGCGCTCGCCCCGTACGACGCGGCGTCGATGAAGACCCTCAGCTGA